One part of the Sorangiineae bacterium MSr11954 genome encodes these proteins:
- a CDS encoding PQQ-binding-like beta-propeller repeat protein, producing MNSRTSFIRSTRHIGCALALGGGVIACGMDSSESSPSGTRLDGENQHGLAVGADDGARNEPAAACGPSVPPDGAQLWKYDLGVTGSLEPATVAGDAAGNVFHASKATGVNKLSPDGALLWHVAFGDVVAAHAEGDAYVGSSSTTAETKVAKLDASGATVWSRAIGNGIPQSIAVAADRSVLVSGQGLGTIRLDAQGQVQWTKPFGGYVAFSTSGDALITGSFEGTIDLGGGPVVSRGRADAFIVRLTVDGTHRWSHVLGDANLPIQRPGGTGTVTQPSDQLGKGIAEAPNGDILVTGYARDTIKLFGDDIATPSSPDVGVLPLIYVARLDRTGNVLWKTRELTFRDVRGLAVDPSGNAIVSGGTMGNVRPYVLTWIKKYNPSGATVWKLSEKFGSGFADSVATDYCGNILLGLETATTVGPNGVIHGYVAKLRP from the coding sequence ATGAACTCGAGAACGTCGTTCATCCGCAGCACCCGTCACATCGGATGCGCGCTCGCCCTCGGCGGCGGTGTCATCGCGTGCGGAATGGACTCTTCGGAGAGCTCACCATCGGGCACGCGCTTGGATGGCGAAAATCAACACGGGCTCGCGGTCGGAGCGGACGACGGCGCGCGCAACGAGCCCGCGGCCGCGTGCGGGCCGAGCGTTCCGCCCGACGGCGCCCAACTGTGGAAGTACGATCTCGGGGTGACGGGCTCCCTCGAGCCCGCGACCGTCGCGGGCGACGCGGCGGGCAACGTCTTTCACGCGAGCAAAGCCACCGGCGTGAACAAGTTGAGCCCCGATGGGGCGCTGCTCTGGCACGTGGCGTTTGGCGATGTGGTCGCGGCGCATGCGGAGGGAGACGCGTATGTCGGCTCGAGCAGCACCACCGCGGAGACCAAGGTGGCGAAGCTCGATGCGTCCGGGGCCACCGTTTGGTCGCGCGCCATCGGAAATGGCATCCCCCAGAGCATCGCCGTCGCAGCGGATCGAAGCGTGCTCGTATCCGGCCAGGGGCTCGGCACCATCCGGCTCGATGCGCAAGGGCAGGTGCAGTGGACCAAGCCGTTTGGCGGCTATGTCGCCTTCTCGACATCGGGCGATGCCCTCATCACCGGATCGTTCGAGGGGACCATCGATCTGGGCGGCGGCCCCGTGGTCAGTCGCGGCCGGGCGGATGCTTTCATCGTGCGGCTCACGGTGGACGGCACGCATCGCTGGAGCCACGTGCTGGGCGATGCGAATTTGCCCATCCAGCGGCCCGGCGGCACCGGCACGGTGACGCAACCCTCGGATCAACTCGGAAAAGGGATCGCCGAAGCGCCCAATGGCGACATTCTGGTGACGGGATATGCGCGCGACACCATCAAGCTATTTGGCGATGATATCGCCACGCCCTCCTCTCCGGATGTCGGGGTGCTCCCGCTGATCTATGTCGCGCGGCTCGACCGCACCGGCAACGTGCTTTGGAAGACGCGCGAGCTCACCTTCCGCGATGTGCGAGGGCTTGCGGTCGACCCGAGCGGCAATGCCATCGTGAGCGGGGGGACCATGGGCAACGTCCGACCTTACGTCCTCACGTGGATCAAGAAGTACAATCCATCGGGGGCCACGGTCTGGAAGCTCTCCGAAAAGTTCGGATCGGGATTTGCCGATAGCGTTGCGACGGACTACTGCGGAAACATCCTTCTCGGGCTGGAGACGGCGACGACGGTTGGCCCCAACGGCGTCATTCACGGCTACGTCGCGAAGCTCCGTCCTTGA